One Anastrepha obliqua isolate idAnaObli1 chromosome 6, idAnaObli1_1.0, whole genome shotgun sequence DNA window includes the following coding sequences:
- the LOC129249885 gene encoding uncharacterized protein LOC129249885, with protein sequence MRELRLLKNPKKSGSGVNDVYETKLWCFDQLSFLEGHVATRQRQYNTEMPSSSSSSSTYTNTENSNFMSTESNSSSVNDEPSKIRKKFGQMQREFSLFKTMIQKKKNSRKSAWLGALVANQMEEIDHDEQQSAAWETQSVIKRYVDESNHGTLASLTTSSSSDKDLLQLSMDGVLYQDDFC encoded by the exons ATGAGGGAGCTTCGTTTATTAAAAAACCCCAAGAAAAGTGGAAGCGGTGTAAATGATGTATACGAAACAAAGCTTTGGTGTTTTGATCAGCTCTCGTTTCTAGAAGGCCATGTAGCAACCAGACAGCGCCAATACAATACTGAG atgccttcttcttcttcgagtAGCTCAACTTATACGAATACAGAAAATAGCAACTTTATGAGTACAGAAAGCAATAGCTCGAGCGTTAACGATGAACCAtcgaaaatacgaaaaaag TTTGGACAAATGCAACGGGAATTCTCTTTATTTAAGACAAtgattcaaaaaaagaaaaactcccGAAAATCCGCTTGGTTGGGAGCTTTGGTTGCCAATCAAATGGAGGAAATAGACCATGACGAACAACAGAGCGCTGCTTGGGAAACACAGTCGGTAATAAAAAGATATGTTGATGAATCCAATCATGGCACTCTTGCGTCATTaacaacatcatcatcatcagacaAGGACTTACTGCAGCTGTCCATGGATGGAGTGCTTTACCAGGATGATTTTTGCta A